The following are encoded together in the Apodemus sylvaticus chromosome 11, mApoSyl1.1, whole genome shotgun sequence genome:
- the Gpr75 gene encoding probable G-protein coupled receptor 75, with product MNTSATLQNVPNATLLYMPSLQGGNSTSLQEGLRDFIHTATLVTCTLLLAIIFCLGSYGNCIVFLSFFDPSFRKFRTNFDFMILNLSFCDLFICGVTAPMFTFVLFFSSASSIPDSFCFTFHLTSSGFIIMSLKMVAGIALHRLRMVMGKQPNCTASFSCILLLTLLLWTTSFTLATLATLRTNKSHLCLPMSSLMDGEGKAILSLYVVDFTFCVAVVSVSYIMIAQTLRKNAKGKKCPPVITVDASRPQPFMGASVKENGDPIQCTMPALYRNQNYNKLQHSQTHGYTKNTNQKPIPSANRPQLVSAINLSTAKDSKAVVTCVVIVLSVLVCCLPLGISLVQVVLSDNGSFILYQFELFGFTLIFFKSGLNPFIYSRNSAGLRRKVLWCLRYTGLGFLCCKQKTRLRAMGKGNLEINRNKSSHHETNSAYMLSPKPQKKFVDQACGPSHSKESGASPKVSAGHQPCGQSSSTPINTRIEPYYSIYNSSPSEQESSPANLQPVNSFGFASSYIAMHYYTTNDLMQEYDSTSAKQIPIPSV from the coding sequence ATGAACACAAGTGCCACGCTTCAGAATGTTCCCAATGCCACCTTGCTATACATGCCCTCCTTGCAGGGAGGAAATAGCACTTCTCTCCAGGAGGGTCTTCGAGATTTTATCCACACAGCCACGTTGGTGACCTGCACTCTTCTGCTTGCCATCATCTTCTGTCTAGGCTCTTATGGAAATTGTATtgtcttcttgtctttctttgaCCCATCCTTCAGGAAGTTCAGAACCAACTTCGATTTCATGATCTTGAACCTGTCTTTCTGTGATCTGTTTATCTGTGGGGTCACAGCCCCCATGTTCACCTTTGTGCTGTTCTTCAGCTCAGCCAGTAGCATCCCAGATAGTTTCTGCTTCACCTTCCACCTTACCAGCTCAGGCTTCATCATTATGTCCCTCAAGATGGTGGCTGGGATTGCCCTGCACCGGCTCCGGATGGTCATGGGGAAGCAGCCTAACTGTACAGCCTCCTTTTCCTGCATCTTGCTCCTTACCCTTCTTCTCTGGACCACCAGCTTTACACTTGCCACCTTGGCTACACTGAGAACCAATAAGTCCCACCTGTGTCTCCCCATGTCCAGTCTTatggatggggaggggaaagccATTCTGTCTCTATATGTGGTTGACTTTACCTTCTGTGTTGCTGTGGTATCTGTCTCTTATATCATGATTGCTCAAACCCTTCGAAAGAATGCTAAAGGAAAAAAGTGCCCTCCTGTGATCACAGTTGATGCTTCCAGACCACAGCCATTCATGGGGGCTTCTGTGAAGGAAAATGGAGATCCCATCCAGTGCACCATGCCAGCTCTGTATAGGAATCAGAATTATAACAAACTGCAGCACAGTCAAACTCATGGATACACTAAGAATACCAACCAGAAGCCAATCCCTTCAGCCAATCGACCCCAGCTGGTATCAGCCATCAACCTCTCTACTGCCAAGGATTCCAAAGCCGTGGTCACCTGTGTGGTCATTGTGTTGTCAGTCCTcgtgtgctgtcttcctctgggGATTTCCCTGGTGCAAGTGGTTCTCTCTGACAATGGCAGCTTTATCCTTTACCAGTTTGAACTGTTTGGATTTACTCTGATATTTTTCAAGTCGGGATTAAATCCTTTTATATATTCTCGGAACAGCGCTGGGCTGAGAAGGAAAGTGCTCTGGTGCCTGCGATACACTGGCCTGGGCTTTCTCTGCTGCAAACAGAAAACTCGACTTCGGGCCATGGGGAAAGGGAACCTTGAAATCAATAGAAACAAATCTTCCCATCACGAGACAAACTCTGCCTACATGCtatctccaaaaccacagaaGAAATTTGTGGACCAGGCTTGTGGCCCAAGCCATTCAAAGGAAAGTGGAGCAAGTCCCAAAGTCTCTGCTGGACATCAACCCTGTGGTCAGAGCAGCTCAACACCCATCAACACTAGGATAGAACCTTACTATAGCATCTATAACAGCAGCCCTTCTGAGCAGGAGAGCAGTCCAGCAAACTTGCAACCAGtgaattcttttgggtttgcCAGTTCCTACATCGCCATGCACTATTACACCACCAATGATTTGATGCAAGAATATGACAGCACATCTGCAAAACAGATTCCTATCCCCTCTGTTTAA